In one Dreissena polymorpha isolate Duluth1 chromosome 7, UMN_Dpol_1.0, whole genome shotgun sequence genomic region, the following are encoded:
- the LOC127839675 gene encoding complement C5-like has translation MDESMKPIKDKQLKIDLISPTGQTVGRATFDPGKSNNGFYRGKFQLPPLTDSGTWTIKAKLGGKLETYAIAPIEVREFVLPTFGVEISTRRDYILPNETNMDVTVSAKYFYGKAVEGIAGLDINVRKEGGVSDPERVVTMGRHSLKDGNAFFVVNITKIVQGLGGQFPADAVLELSSRVYESATGKEESRVDDSLMFVECPFKFDFSRSKTTYRKGIAHYMQINMLYANGKPAHREVFHLTIDGGTPQEHRSNYDGHYVARIPAANQNFMSRIIQVYAPGFEKCTTGLVLQPYTGDSQIVVDKVDMEGTSFIWANTTINMNQAAQYTGILMLITARGRIVETRYFPPSIDQTFQLEQDVLDKVSPVGRVFAFYVHNAQLVADSSIFHVDAKCREKMELHLEHRNVWPSTTSKLTVTGPSGMWVGFNVIDKAMLQLNNKNVLMENKIFNEMEAHDLGCGAGGRTNSEEIFKNAGLTILTNANVNDERIHKETIECVAMNRKRRDVNGDKDLKEGSGESVLSGQDHYQLDVGMLKNMGITQRVRKNFETSFFFEEHVVSARSFSTVIKYRESITEWSIQAIGISENTGACIAVPKKVQAFRHFFIQVDLPNKVTRKEKFNVKSLNSCL, from the exons ATGGACGAATCTATGAAGCCAATCAAGGACAAACAGCTGAAAATTGACCTGATT AGTCCCACAGGCCAGACTGTAGGGAGGGCTACTTTTGATCCTGGGAAGAGTAATAATGGTTTCTACAGGGGAAAGTTTCAGCTTCCGCCACTTACGGATTCAGGAACATGGACTATCAAAGCTAAACTTGGTGGAAAG TTGGAGACGTATGCCATTGCTCCTATTGAAGTGCGCGAATTTG TTCTCCCTACCTTCGGGGTAGAGATTTCAACTCGACGGGATTACATATTGCCAAATGAGACTAATATGGATGTTACAGTATCAGCCAA ATACTTCTACGGCAAGGCTGTTGAGGGCATTGCAGGACTCGACATTAACGTCCGGAAGGAGGGGGGAGTGTCGGACCCGGAACGCGTTGTAACCATGGGGAGACATTCG CTGAAAGATGGAAATGCATTCTTTGTGGTCAATATAACGAAGATAGTGCAAGGTTTAGGAGGACAGTTTCCTGCAGACGCCGTGTTAGAGTTGTCTTCAAGGGTATATGAATCTGCAACAGGCAAGGAGGAGTCGCGAGTTGATGATTCCTTGATGTTTGTCGAGTGTCCTTTCAAGTTTGACTTTTCGCGTTCGAAGACTACTTACCGGAAAGGCATCGCACACTACATGCAG ATAAACATGCTATATGCAAACGGTAAACCGGCCCATCGAGAGGTGTTTCATCTAACGATCGACGGAGGCACTCCACAAGAACATCGGTCGAACTACGATGGCCATTATGTGGCTCGTATCCCAGCTGCAAACCAGAACTTTATGAGCAGGATAATACAG GTTTACGCCCCTGGGTTTGAAAAATGTACAACAGGGTTGGTCCTTCAGCCATATACGGGAGACAGTCAGATTGTCGTCGATAAAGTAGACATG GAAGGCACCTCGTTCATTTGGGCCAACACAACCATCAACATGAATCAAGCGGCTCAATACACAGGCATACTAATGCTG ATAACAGCTCGTGGTAGGATTGTAGAGACACGGTACTTTCCACCTTCCATAGATCAAACTTTCCAGTTGGAACAGGATGTTTTGGACAAGGTGTCACCCGTTGGCCGAGTGTTTGCCTTTTATGTGCACAACGCACAATTAGTAGCAGACTCGTCTATTTTTCATGTAGATGCAAAATGCCGAGAAAAG ATGGAGCTCCATCTTGAACATCGCAATGTGTGGCCAAGTACAACATCCAAACTAACAGTCACCGGTCCATCCGGAATGTGGGTAGGATTCAACGTCATCGATAAAGCAATGCTGCAGTTGAACAACAAAAACGTTCTTATGGAAAATAAG ATTTTCAATGAAATGGAAGCTCACGACCTCGGTTGTGGTGCTGGGGGAAGAACGAACAGCGAAGAAATATTCAAG AACGCGGGTCTGACAATTCTAACAAACGCTAATGTGAACGATGAACGCATCCATAAAGAGACGATTGAATGTGTCGCAATGAACCGAAAACGACGCGATGTGAATGGGGATAAAG ATTTAAAGGAAGGCAGCGGCGAATCGGTCTTAAGTGGTCAAGATCATTATCAACTTGACGTCGGCATGTTAAAAAATATGGGAATAACCCAGAGAGTTCGTAAAAACTTCGAAACGTCGTTCTTTTTTGAAGAACACGTGGTTAG TGCTCGGAGCTTTTCAACCGTTATAAAATACAGAGAATCTATAACAGAATGGTCGATTCAAGCCATAG GTATATCTGAAAACACTGGTGCATGCATCGCAGTGCCCAAGAAAGTCCAAGCCTTTagacatttttttattcaagtcGACCTGCCAAACAAAGTTACACGAAAGGAAAAGTTCAATGTCAAA TCCTTAAATAGTTGTCTATGA
- the LOC127839674 gene encoding fibulin-5-like, producing MENCIQGPEVRRKDINESQIGTSECSQKCTNTNGSYQCGCSHGYLLEANGLTCTDNDECKTGTSNCSQKCTNTDGSYQCGCNQGYVLEANGLTCTDINECQIRTSECPEKCINTPGSYRCGCNQGYVLEAKGLTCTDINECQIGTSKCSQKCINTAGSYQCVCDQGYVLEANGLTCTDINECDDALNGGCDDSCMNTVGSFKCACTGNSTIETDGFTCSGMFIL from the exons ATGGAAAACTGCATTCAAGGTCCAGAAGTGAGAAGGAAAG ATATAAACGAAAGCCAAATAGGAACGTCAGAATGCTCTCAGAAGTGCACCAACACTAACGGAAGCTATCAGTGCGGATGCAGTCATGGTTATCTCTTGGAAGCAAACGGATTGACGTGTACAG ATAACGACGAATGCAAAACAGGAACCTCAAATTGCTCGCAAAAATGCACCAACACTGATGGAAGCTACCAGTGCGGATGCAATCAAGGTTATGTTCTTGAGGCTAATGGACTAACGTGCACAG ATATCAACGAATGCCAAATAAGAACATCAGAATGCCCTGAGAAGTGCATCAATACTCCTGGAAGCTACCGGTGCGGATGTAATCAAGGTTATGTTCTGGAAGCAAAGGGATTGACGTGTACAG atatcaacgaatgccAAATAGGAACCTCAAAATGCTCTCAAAAATGCATCAACACTGCTGGAAGCTACCAGTGCGTATGTGATCAAGGTTATGTGCTGGAAGCAAATGGATTGACGTGCACAG ATATAAATGAATGTGATGACGCTCTAAATGGTGGATGCGATGATTCGTGTATGAATACTGTTGGATCGTTTAAATGTGCGTGTACCGGAAACAGCACTATAGAAACCGATGGCTTTACGTGTTCAGGCATGTTTATATTATAA